A genomic window from Clostridium aceticum includes:
- the spoVT gene encoding stage V sporulation protein T — MKATGIVRRIDDLGRVVIPKEIRRTLRIREGDPLEIFTDREGEVILKKYSPIGELSEFATEYAESLQEALGHIAIITDRDTIIAVAGHSKKEYLEKRISKALEKMMEEREAALFNEGEQMYPIASDEGEEGDYTAQVIAPIVTQGDPIGTVIICSKTKGSNMGEVEKKIATTAAAFLSKQMEQ, encoded by the coding sequence TTGAAGGCTACAGGAATAGTAAGACGTATAGATGACTTAGGCAGAGTAGTAATTCCCAAAGAAATCAGAAGAACTCTTAGGATCAGAGAAGGAGATCCTCTTGAAATATTTACGGATCGAGAAGGGGAGGTTATATTAAAAAAGTATTCCCCTATAGGAGAATTAAGTGAATTTGCTACAGAATATGCAGAGTCCTTACAAGAAGCTTTAGGTCACATTGCAATTATAACTGATAGAGATACAATTATAGCAGTGGCAGGACATTCTAAAAAAGAATATTTAGAAAAACGTATCAGTAAAGCTTTAGAGAAAATGATGGAAGAAAGGGAAGCCGCATTATTTAACGAAGGAGAACAAATGTATCCGATTGCCTCTGATGAAGGGGAGGAAGGGGACTATACAGCCCAAGTGATTGCTCCTATTGTTACACAAGGAGACCCTATAGGAACAGTAATTATTTGTTCAAAGACAAAGGGCTCTAACATGGGAGAAGTTGAGAAAAAGATAGCTACTACAGCTGCAGCTTTTTTATCAAAACAAATGGAACAGTAA